The following is a genomic window from Zerene cesonia ecotype Mississippi chromosome 13, Zerene_cesonia_1.1, whole genome shotgun sequence.
CTGGCTCGATggaagaataaattatttgtgacAGTACCAAGATGGAAAAACGGTGTAGCATCTTCTTTAAATTACGTGGATATCGATGGACCGCAGGATCAACTTCTTAAACCATATCCATCACTGCAAGACAATCTGGTGGCTGATACAGCGAAAGAGCTACCGTCCAATAGTTCTATTATTTCTGTCTTTAGAGTGTATGTCGACGCTTGTGAAAGACTCTGGGTTATGGATTCAGGATTAGCTGATATTTTAGGTGagtgaaatttatttgcataacatTCTGTACACACGGTACCAAATCATAAAGTATGTCTCGTTTGTTAACAAATTTCCTTTTTAAGCAAAACGTCGTGCAGGAAGATAAGGATTTATGTATTGTGAGCGTTATTATGTAACTTAATAAGTAGCTTAGTGAAATggaaatgctttttataaataagtttgagTCATGTTGCGTGCTTTTAATCGACTTGTATATTAATGCATTGTTTATGCATAAAAAAgtaccataaaataatacatgagTAATTCGCTTGAATACCCTCGGTTCTTAAACTTGGATAAACACAGGCTAACTCCACCACAGagacaacaattttattttaatattggcaAGTCGTGGTTTCATAATTCATTTGAATGTGATCAAGGTTTTACTAGTTACCTACTGCATGCAAtttcttgtaattattttatcgtcaattcaaattattatttcctgGTTTGTGTTTTATGACTAAGAATAATGTATCGAATAGTGATGTTAATTATATCTTGTACGTGTAGGTTAGGTTAGTACTTGGAAGATATAATTAAGGGAAAATATTtagagaaaaatatacaataacacattaaacaaattactcaacaacaaattacatttaccTATAAGTAGCTCTTTTCAACAGGAAgtgtaaaatatgataattatgacGTTTGGATGTTTTAGGCTCACCAAATCAAGTAGCCGGACCTTCTTTGGTTATTTTCGATTTGAAAACAAATCAACTTCTACACAGATATTTCTTCAAAGTTGGAGACATGAAAGAAGATTCGTTCTTTGCAAACGTTGTAAGTATTAAGTAGTAGCTATAGTAGTTAGCTTTTCATAATTTCAAGACATTTTTCAGCGGCGAAATCGAGACTCATTGTATCATGCATTGTTGGTCGTTACTCGCGAATTCTTTACATTCGAGTGaatgttgtaattatttcCTGATTATTATACACTTTCAGAACTGAATAATCATTatctaaatacaaatttcagGTGGTCGATGTGGAGAAGGACAAATGCGACCAAGCCTTTGCATATATCCCTGATTTAGGAGGTTACGGAGTCGTTGTATACAGTTTGAAAGATAATGATTCTTGGCGTGTGTCGCATCACTATTTCCACTTTGATCCTCTGGCTGGGTCCCATAACGTCAGTGGAATTGAGTTCCATTGGACCGATGGCGTGTTCGGGCTAGCCCTTTCTGAACCAAGAGAAAACGGGTAAAGTAGTCgcttaatatttatgacaacAACtaggaaatataatattaatttattacagatTTAATAACGGTTAAGACTTGGTTATTCATACAGTTGAGTCGCGCAAAAATGCAACAATAAACGAATCGGCACACGGTCACATTATTAAGTTCCTTATCCTATCGTACTTACTATACTTCATccaacttaatattatattatcctactaatattataaatgcgaaagtttataaggatgtgtgtgtgtttgttactctttcacgcaaaaactactgaaccgattgcaatgaaatttggtacgtagacagctgggcaactggaataacatataggcaactttttatcccgatattccaacgggatacggacttacgcggatgaaaccgcgggacgaaGCTGGTTTGctataaagaaagaaatatattcTTGCTATTCACTTTTGTATTGTAAGCAAGTAGCAACATCTTCATTGAATGAGCATAACcttgagtaaaataaaaaaaccggCTTACATATAAATGGTGGCAATGaccgatttaataaatattattgatcatttgttatatacacagcaaattttattcaaattaaatttagatttgtttttttttaacggaACCAAACAAAACGATATAAGCAGATAATATTACACACATAAACTGCAACACAcagtactaaataaatataccatcGAAGCATAATTCATTGTATTTgtgtaaaacaataataaacgtATATTCCAGATATCGCACGATGTTCTTCCACGCATTTTCCAGCACTAAGGAGTTTTGTGTATCCACGGAATTACTTCGCAACTACACACACATAGACAAGTCTGAGGCTTTCCATGATTTCAAGGTATGAATACAAACGCATGTAACGTATGATTTCGTCAACAGGTTAACAGTTCTTAGTAATTCATTGAATGCTGTAGGTACTTTAACGGCTTGTCACGTTACATACAACGAACTTCAAGGCAATTATATAACTCGAAATAACCAACactattttttgtatcaattgCAGTAAAAAAggtcacaataaaattattttaattaatacatatatgataataCACAATACGTTGATCGTCTATAAAACCGTTGTTACTCTGCAAAGCTGAAcactattattttgtttttataaatcctGCCAAATAAGTGACATTTgtataatatctttataactttttgaaaaataatagttttttttaaacatacatctTTCATTTCAGTTATTGGGCGACCGTGGTGCGAACACACAAGCATCTGCTAGCTATTACGACGAAAAGAATCATGTTCTATTTTATACTCAGGtacgaatattaaattaaattctacttCCCAATATCTATGACAATATATAACTTTCTCATGACTCACACGTTACTGACTTACCTACTTTACTGCTCCACAGATAGACTATAGGTAGTAGCTGATACTAAGAAAGGACTTTGTTCCATGTAACATTAAACTTTAAAGCATATGTTTGtagtcaatatttattataatgtatttaagtaTACGTTTGTAATCAATACAATaagaattgtttattattttaacatgtaAATTCTTTTGCTGTTCTGTGACTATGGTAAATATATTCCGTAaaagttgaaataataataattaatctgaaCACTAATGTCTAAAGTAAcgaataacttttattatgcCAGACTTTCTACAGatataaacgcgaaaatttTACAGATTGTATGGGTGTAAGTTTATAACTCTTTTATGCGACAACCACTGAACGggttttgatgatactttacTGTAATGTAGCTTAAAAGTgtagatttttattgtatataaatatttgttgctAGCCGGCATGGGACTagccctactaatattataaatgcgaaagtttgtctCTCTGTCTCCACGCCTAAACaactaaacaaaatttgatGATACTTGCTATAAAGACTGCAAGAAACCCGAGTCGGTTGAggaggacataggatactttttatcccataAAACCAACGGTAATAAGTGTAAATATGTGGGTAAAATCCCGGTACCATccatattttcatttgtcaAAACAACTTATAATATCtgtatggaatttggtacagagatagattattatagtctggattaatGCACAGGCTACTTTTAACCCGGGTATCACGCGAGTGCCTCCGCAGAttacagctagttttatataaatccatTGCATTGTAGAGCACGAAAGAATAccaagaatttaatttaaataatgtcaaaTATGGGATTCCCATATAGTGAACAAACTGGAAAATTAAATGCAGTAATCGTTGTGTTGTTaacattgataaattattaaggaAACTTTTGCAAAATACCCACTTTTGGGTTTTGCAATCACAATGTTATCAATAGCATTGTCTTGCTTTTGTTTTCAAGTGTTCtcgtaaatttattgattaattatttatttaagtacctacactatttcttatttcagATTAATCGCGATGGGGTCGGTTGTTGGAACTCTAACAAGCCCTATACTCCTGAAAATAATCCACTTATCATCACAGATCCCATATTGTATGAATTCCCCAATGATTTgaaggtaatattttatacatttactttCATATCGATCTCTGATTGACAATATGTTGTGAAGAGATAAAACTTAAGTGCTTTTaagttttacaaaaaagaagttattttttgtgtttgttacttcataactttttattgggtgaaccgatttgaatattttttatttatctgaaagctggtgcctgccatTGGATCTCATTTAAATGTTGACTAGTTCTGACCATTAGATTTtggtaaaaaattatcattttatatgacaACATCGTATCTGttattacagataatatagtgtttgatcaattatttattctccTCTGATTAAGCTATGCTttccaatatattaaaaagtacccAACGTAGTaagaattagttttaaatttatttcatatgttaattttgttgCTTCCTTCTTTTGTAGGTGGACGAAGAGGATACATTATGGATCTTGACCGACAAATTGCCACGTTTCATTTTTAGGTCATTGGATTCAAATGAAGTAAATTATAGGATATTTAGTATTAAAGCATCTGATGCCATTGCGGGCACTGCTTGCCAATAAGTTAAGATTTGTGTACTGTGTACATtgcctaataatattaattactatgtatgtaaaaaataaagctatttaaaCGTTGTCTGTTCAAGTTATTAATCGGAACCTTTCTTCTTTTTGGGTACTAGGCTACCAATATTTAGATTAGCATTGTAATTTTTGAGaacgtattattatactgaaaataatgtttgctatttaataatatgtttatgtagattgtatgtattaaaatagagACAAAGTTTCAGTAGCGTAAGGTTTTTTTGTATGGTGGATACAGCGGTGCGTGTCACTAGAATTAGTATTGTGACAAAAATCACtactatttcaaatttatcgtATCTAATAAAAGCGAAATGTATTTatgcttgttgctctttcacgtgaaAACTACAGAACGAATTAAGATAATACTTGGCAGTGGCGGGTCAGAGAATAGTACatagtaggtaggtactagtttattatgtgtaaattTTGGTTGTCTAGTATTTCTACGTGATATAGACTACTATATCACGTACTAATGACTACTATATCACGTACTCTATAACATACTAATGTTAGtacctagtatagtattatgttatgtgtGGTGATaccttaaattttataatacggAATGTCGACATAATGACACAAGCTAactaattttacttaaaaataaatgatttggcccactgttatattttctatatgtaTGCGTTCAGACAATGTATGCCTGTAAGTGATGAATAGGTACCATAAATATATAcgacatatatttattgttatctgATATTTTCTCATATCAACACATTTTTAGCGcctgtttttttaatgataccactataactatttatttgtgtgCCCAATTACGCGTATCGGTGCTTTACCAGAACAATCTCACCGTCatttggttttaaataaacacaattttgaTAAGAAAGTTTactcttaattttattgcgtAACTTGTAGATATACCTTTGTTTGCGAATATAGGTAAGTGTTATTAATGATTCTCAAAAATGTAGATATAGTTCCCCATCTTACTCAAATGTTacttttttgcttttaaatagtattaagtTATCTGTGCTTATAATAACAACCTTGATCAAGTGTATTAAGTGAATTATTTCGCTGGGAGTGGAAGGCGAAATCCGAAACTATGAGGAATATCgagaaatacattaaaaatctcGTAGccgaaatatcaaaatttatcgacataattatatcatagtaGTGGTCAatgtatatcataaattttgaattaaaacatgtatttcATGCAGTacctatttttacatttatagctAGCTGGATTTTCTTAGAACTTTGCAAGTCATAAATACTTTcagaaactttaaaaataagaacaacACTGCGGGAGCATGTGAACCATTATACTTATATCGCTGTGGCGCTCGGACGCcgaaattatatgttttactataaaaatttaattaatattaataactggAAAATTGGtctactttatatatttttgatttttctgTGTGTTTTTACGCCACTTTACACATTAGACTCACTTTTgatccattattattatacggACACATTTTATACGGACAGATTCAaattatcaaggatcggtgacatgcaataatttcataagttatTCAGCTCATTGAGACATTCTCAAATGAGACAGTTTAGCTAAATCTATCATTTTAGCgtagtttttatatacttttatttattaatggaaCCATATTTCGATCCATAGCTTAATTGAAAAGTATGCATATTGaattaaaccttttttatatataggatatttatctaacttataaaatatatttaatcttaacTAATAAGTACGAGTagttaaaatactaaataagtaCTTTCCAAACATATCATCCAGACCTATTTAACCGCACCCTAAAAGGGGCATTTGAGCATCATGCAGAACTGGTAAACATACTTCCACCACCCACTGGATCAAAAAACATTAGAAtggtattttttgttgtttaataatGAGAGGTTAGCGtgtataattcaaaatttttgttgtgtcatcatcagcccaagTAAGTTCTCACTGCTGCGACaccttctatgagggttcaggccatattTGAtcatgctggccaagtgcgggtcgTCTGATGTTACATCtaacatgccggtttcctaccgatgtttttcttcatcaTTTTTGAGCAGTGGTAATATTATTCACATCGCAGACAAATTGGAaaaccaatttatttcttacacgCTCGCCTAGTCTCCAAACCCTGAGTTATCGAATTCAGTCCGATGtcttcaccactgagccaccacggcttttcataatatattatgttgtctATAATACTATTGTGTGTATACACGTGTCAAAAGATAGCCATTGAATGCACTCAGTGGATAATCTAGGGATAAACGTGATaggatttaaatgtaatagtGCATGCATTGTCTGTTTACATACATTGCATGTGATAAGAtagaactttatttattatttgagacCTGGTAAAGTATTCCTTAATAACTTTGTCGTTTGTCTATTTCTTTAATGCGATCggtatcttataaaaatataaaacagtaagagtattttgtttgtagtGTTATTCATTGCAAAGGTtatcatgtttaaaataataaccataaaaataatcatcacgTATCTCATGACCCCTAATAAAATCCTTATCAATCTATGGTTATATTGAAAATGGACATATTGTTtcgaatattaaaacaatgctATTCAACTTTTCAATACAAAAGCTAAATAggttttaaaaagatataaatgttgtcattaatgtgttttttctATTCGTTTTTCACAGTATCCTACTCTATGTTTTGCCGTTAAAccgcattttattattttttatttacttactaaaAATTCTCTATTTAAAATCAGCTATGCTTCTAGTCAGATATTATACATAGTTTGGCCTATCgtgttgtaatttttataccaTGAAGATTTTATGATATCTACGTCTTTCATACTTGTTACTCACATCAAACGACCTTTTCAACTATATTTGAAACATGTAACAATACCGTACCTATATAGATACTTAAACTACATAGCTTTTGCAGCTGTACAACCACCTGATGTAGGACAATATTAGGTGTAACctgcggcgtcactcgcgtggtatccagggaaaatgtttatgtcctaatccagactataagcTATCTTTGTATGAAATGTCATACAGatcgataagctgttttcgcgtgaaagggtaacaaacatccatactaaAAAACTTTTGCGGTAAATATATtaggataaaatatatatatttaaatagtacaatctaacatacaattaaaacattacacGGTCCATTGTTATTTGTATCTAAttcttatcattattttaccaTTCAACTGCGATTGAaccgtaatatttatattcaaccgAGTACTTTCTTCTGTTTATACCTACTGATAATGCTGTATCTTATGTAACCCTAACAGGCTTAAAATAGATTACTTGTGCTTATTTTAAGAggttcatatttataattttttcaatttttctagTGGGCAttgaactaaaattattaagtcgATATCAAGCagtcacatttattattacgaGACCTTGTTTTTACCACCTTATTTTAAGGAGACTAGATACTCAAGACAATAGCATGTTTTATAATGCCTTAAAAATGGTAGAACATGCGTATAGTTATGCTTCTTTCACTATGTTAACAACATAATGCTACGAATTTGAAACGATAGAATAATCAAAGATATACCTATGGTTTAACATATCTTTTAACGAATAGAAATCATGCCAATGTACGGGCaatctgatttttttttctaattattctTCAAGTATCATAGTAAGTAGTAGTTTTTGTACAAGGGGGTACGACACGGGCGCTGATAGTAATTAGTATTTACGAAAGggtgtaattaattacattctaAGTACCTATATCTGCACCTTTACTTCAgtctgtatataaaaatgtaattaacattttacttACCTACATagcgaataaattataaggcGTCGTACTTATccttttaaccgacttccatACACAAAAGGGAGGAGGTTTCATGCTCGTCTGTATCCATTGTTATATTCGTACATGTTACACGATATTTCCGGAAATTGTAAGCCGTTgcagagatttttttttatttatcgtatGTTGTATATATCGGTGTTTGTGTAAGTgttattataagattataatagGCAGGCCACATTATACCGAATAATAATCTTTTCTATGTCCAGAAggttaattatacatattgaaCAGCATCGTAACGGTTGACATAAGCAGTATGTATCAGTGGAGCTGATAACTGGTAAGtggcaattttattttagagcgACCTGCGTCGGAAGACGCCATTCGCCCGAGAATCTTTGTGGTCGCACATCGTGTACCGTGGAATTTTAAAATGGCGGCAAATTTCAAGTCTGAGAAAGTTGGGATCGTCGGGAGgtcagtaaatatattataagtaactaATAAGTATTGGACTAATAAGTATTGCGCTAGtgggatattttaaatttacgaaTAGTCCTTGCttcttttatcttaatttcttaggtagatattgtttttttatgtcatcgtcataaaaagaaaactatagTAAAtcattatgattaaaaactcTCTGAAtactttgaataatataacagcaattgtaatgcaaataattgtaggtatgttattattataattaaaaaaaaaagactttcaaaacacataaatacgGTCTATT
Proteins encoded in this region:
- the LOC119831065 gene encoding protein yellow-like, which codes for MSKMRTTLFIAFAVIIGCKAATPDLRFAWKEVDFVWDTPEQRENAIKDGLFVQAHNLPLGLARWKNKLFVTVPRWKNGVASSLNYVDIDGPQDQLLKPYPSLQDNLVADTAKELPSNSSIISVFRVYVDACERLWVMDSGLADILGSPNQVAGPSLVIFDLKTNQLLHRYFFKVGDMKEDSFFANVVVDVEKDKCDQAFAYIPDLGGYGVVVYSLKDNDSWRVSHHYFHFDPLAGSHNVSGIEFHWTDGVFGLALSEPRENGYRTMFFHAFSSTKEFCVSTELLRNYTHIDKSEAFHDFKLLGDRGANTQASASYYDEKNHVLFYTQINRDGVGCWNSNKPYTPENNPLIITDPILYEFPNDLKVDEEDTLWILTDKLPRFIFRSLDSNEVNYRIFSIKASDAIAGTACQ